One window of the Rhizorhabdus dicambivorans genome contains the following:
- the mnmA gene encoding tRNA 2-thiouridine(34) synthase MnmA, which translates to MNPEFQLENHPDGSLKGARIVVAMSGGVDSSVVAALAAASGAETIGVTLQLYDHGAAVGRKGACCAGQDIRDARAVADKLGIAHYVFDYESRFRESVIADFADEYAAGRTPIPCVRCNQGVKFTDLFGIARDLGADCLATGHYVRRVLGEGGRPELHRAADPARDQSYFLFATTSEQLAYLRFPLGAMPKPRVREIAVELGLGVAAKPDSQDICFVPDGDYAGIVKKLRPEAAEEGEIVGLDGTVLGQHRGLIHFTVGQRRGIEIGGSPEPLYVVRLEPATRRLVVGPRRALAVSGAMLDDINWIGEGHEGPVTAKVRSLAKPVSARFEEGAVHFDQPEYGVAPGQAAVLYAGDRVLGGGWIRETMPAELVAAA; encoded by the coding sequence ATGAACCCGGAATTCCAGCTTGAAAACCACCCCGACGGGTCGCTCAAGGGCGCCCGGATCGTCGTCGCGATGTCTGGCGGGGTCGATTCCTCGGTGGTGGCCGCGCTGGCGGCGGCGAGCGGCGCCGAGACGATCGGCGTGACCCTGCAGCTCTACGATCATGGCGCGGCGGTGGGGCGCAAGGGGGCATGCTGCGCGGGCCAGGATATACGCGACGCCCGCGCGGTGGCCGACAAGCTCGGCATTGCCCATTATGTATTTGATTATGAAAGCCGTTTCCGGGAATCGGTGATCGCGGACTTCGCCGACGAATATGCCGCCGGCCGCACCCCGATCCCCTGCGTCCGCTGCAATCAGGGGGTGAAGTTCACCGACCTGTTCGGCATCGCGCGGGACCTGGGCGCGGACTGCCTTGCGACCGGCCATTATGTCCGCCGAGTGCTGGGTGAAGGCGGCCGCCCCGAACTGCACCGCGCCGCCGATCCGGCGCGCGACCAGAGCTATTTCCTGTTCGCCACGACAAGCGAGCAGCTCGCCTATCTGCGCTTCCCGCTGGGCGCGATGCCCAAGCCTCGCGTGCGCGAGATCGCGGTCGAGCTGGGGCTGGGCGTCGCCGCCAAGCCCGACAGTCAGGACATCTGCTTCGTACCCGATGGCGACTATGCCGGCATCGTCAAGAAGCTGCGCCCCGAAGCGGCCGAGGAGGGCGAGATCGTCGGCCTCGACGGGACGGTGCTGGGCCAGCATCGCGGCCTGATCCATTTCACCGTCGGCCAGCGTCGCGGCATCGAGATCGGCGGCAGCCCGGAGCCGCTCTACGTCGTCCGGCTGGAGCCCGCGACCAGGCGGCTGGTGGTGGGCCCGCGCCGCGCGCTCGCCGTGTCGGGGGCGATGCTCGACGACATCAACTGGATCGGCGAGGGGCATGAAGGCCCGGTGACCGCCAAGGTCCGTTCGCTCGCCAAGCCGGTGTCCGCGCGGTTCGAGGAAGGGGCCGTCCATTTCGACCAGCCCGAATATGGCGTGGCGCCGGGCCAGGCCGCGGTGCTCTATGCGGGCGACCGGGTACTCGGCGGCGGCTGGATCAGGGAGACGATGCCGGCGGAGCTGGTCGCGGCGGCTTGA
- a CDS encoding efflux RND transporter permease subunit: MRNISAWAIKNPIPPIVLFLALTLAGLISFARMDINNMPDISFPGASVNISQPGAAPTEMETQITRKVEAAVASVGNVKSITSFVSEGTSGTNVEFQLGTPVDRAVNDVRDAVAKIRSDLPEGILEPQIQRIEVEGGPIAYYSVEAVDMTLEELSWYTDNTVIKRLLSIPGMAGVFRGGGVSREIRVVLDPARMQAQGVTAAQVNNVLRSVNLNAAGGRAEVAGAEQSVRVLGNAASAYELSQTQISVGSGRTVRLADIATVRDAYAEQRNISRMDGRQVLSFGLQKAKGASDVTVYDEAVKVLEQLRKENPKVKFSLLYDGVKYTKAQYHSAIDAMVEGSVLAVIVVFFFLRDWRATAISALAIPLSAIPAFWFMSLMGFTLNTISLLALSLVAGILVDDAIVEIENIVRHMRMGKTAYQASMDAADEIGLAVVATTMAIVAVFVPVSFMPGIPGQFFEQFGLTVAVAVLMSLAVARLITPMIAAYFLKAEGVREHGGGPVMEKYLDLLKWSLRNRWKTIGIGVLALVLTVIIFGMSKQQFQPAFDQDNSVVKIELPPGARVEEDTARVAEQAADIIRRQPETEKVFADIGDNGDTRFASLYITLKPASERARTSTEFEREVAPQLAKIPDARVNFQSQSGGFGRDLTVMLAGDDPVKLQRSANALIEEMRKSPLIRDPRIDGDIQRPELIIKPRLDLAADLGVTTAALSQAIRIATLGDIEQNMAKFSLSDRQIPIRVSLSEDSRRDLSTIQNLPVQTSFGGTVPLRVVADIHFGAGPSKIRRYNQVRRLVIGGDLTPGSVSGDAYKYIYATPIMKNLPAGVREVKFGEQEFQGDLISGFIIAVVSGILLVFAVLILLYKRVLPPFVNMGSLLLAPLGGLLALLIFGIPISMPVYIGLLMLFGIVAKNSILLVDFAIEEMRHGVDRFEAILEAAHKRAQPIVMTSVAMIAGMMPIALGLSGDGSWRSPMAICVIGGIAMSTLLTLIIVPAGFTLADDMEKWLGPRLMKFLVNSEEHKPGGSVPQAAE; this comes from the coding sequence ATGCGCAACATATCCGCCTGGGCGATCAAGAATCCGATCCCGCCTATCGTCCTGTTCCTGGCGCTCACGCTCGCGGGGCTGATCAGCTTCGCGCGCATGGACATCAACAACATGCCCGACATCAGCTTCCCGGGCGCGTCGGTCAACATCAGCCAGCCCGGCGCCGCACCGACGGAGATGGAGACCCAGATCACCCGCAAGGTGGAAGCCGCGGTTGCATCGGTCGGCAACGTCAAGTCGATCACCTCCTTCGTCAGCGAAGGCACGTCGGGCACCAATGTCGAATTTCAACTCGGCACGCCGGTGGACCGCGCCGTCAACGACGTGCGCGACGCCGTCGCCAAGATCCGATCCGACCTGCCCGAGGGGATTCTCGAACCGCAGATCCAGCGTATCGAAGTCGAGGGCGGCCCGATCGCCTATTATTCGGTCGAAGCCGTCGACATGACGCTGGAGGAGTTGAGCTGGTACACCGACAATACGGTGATCAAGCGGCTGCTCTCGATCCCGGGCATGGCGGGCGTCTTCCGCGGCGGCGGCGTGAGCCGCGAGATCCGCGTGGTGCTCGATCCCGCGCGGATGCAGGCGCAAGGCGTCACGGCCGCGCAGGTCAACAATGTGCTGCGCAGCGTCAACCTGAACGCGGCCGGCGGCCGGGCCGAAGTGGCGGGCGCCGAGCAATCGGTTCGCGTGCTGGGCAACGCCGCCAGCGCCTATGAGCTGAGCCAGACGCAGATATCGGTCGGCTCCGGCCGGACGGTGCGGCTCGCCGACATCGCCACCGTCCGCGATGCCTATGCCGAGCAGCGCAACATCTCCCGCATGGATGGCCGGCAGGTGCTGTCCTTCGGCCTGCAGAAGGCCAAGGGCGCGTCCGACGTCACCGTCTATGATGAGGCGGTGAAGGTGCTGGAACAGCTTCGAAAAGAGAATCCGAAGGTCAAGTTCAGCCTGCTCTATGACGGCGTGAAATACACTAAGGCCCAATATCATTCGGCCATCGACGCGATGGTCGAGGGGTCGGTGCTCGCCGTGATCGTGGTCTTCTTCTTCCTGCGCGACTGGCGCGCGACGGCGATTTCCGCCCTGGCGATCCCGCTTTCGGCGATCCCGGCCTTCTGGTTCATGTCGCTGATGGGCTTCACGCTCAACACGATCAGCCTGCTGGCGCTCAGCCTGGTCGCGGGCATCCTGGTCGACGACGCGATCGTGGAGATCGAGAACATCGTCCGCCACATGCGGATGGGCAAGACCGCCTATCAGGCGTCGATGGACGCCGCCGACGAGATCGGCCTGGCGGTGGTCGCCACCACCATGGCGATCGTCGCGGTGTTCGTACCGGTGTCGTTCATGCCCGGCATCCCCGGCCAGTTCTTCGAGCAGTTCGGTCTGACCGTGGCCGTCGCGGTGCTGATGAGCCTTGCCGTCGCCCGGCTCATCACCCCGATGATTGCCGCCTATTTCCTGAAGGCCGAAGGCGTCAGGGAACATGGCGGCGGCCCGGTGATGGAGAAATATCTCGATCTTCTGAAATGGTCGCTCCGCAACCGCTGGAAGACGATCGGCATCGGCGTCCTGGCGCTGGTGCTCACGGTGATCATCTTCGGCATGTCGAAGCAGCAGTTCCAGCCAGCGTTCGATCAGGACAACAGCGTCGTCAAGATCGAACTCCCACCCGGCGCCCGGGTCGAGGAGGATACCGCCCGCGTCGCCGAGCAGGCCGCCGACATCATCCGCCGCCAGCCGGAGACCGAGAAGGTGTTCGCGGATATCGGCGACAATGGCGATACACGCTTCGCGTCGCTCTACATCACGCTCAAGCCTGCCAGCGAACGGGCGCGGACCAGCACCGAATTCGAGCGGGAAGTGGCACCCCAGCTGGCGAAGATCCCGGACGCGCGGGTCAATTTTCAGTCCCAGTCCGGCGGCTTCGGCCGCGACCTGACGGTCATGCTGGCCGGCGACGATCCGGTGAAGCTGCAGCGCAGCGCCAATGCGCTGATCGAGGAGATGCGCAAGAGTCCGCTGATCCGCGATCCCCGCATCGATGGCGACATCCAGCGGCCCGAGCTGATCATCAAGCCACGGCTCGATCTGGCTGCCGATCTCGGCGTCACCACCGCGGCGCTGAGCCAGGCGATCCGCATCGCCACGCTTGGCGACATCGAGCAGAACATGGCCAAATTCTCACTGAGCGACCGGCAGATTCCGATCCGCGTGTCGCTGAGCGAGGATTCGCGGCGCGACCTGTCGACGATCCAGAACCTGCCGGTGCAGACCAGCTTCGGCGGCACCGTGCCGCTGCGGGTCGTCGCCGATATCCATTTTGGTGCGGGCCCGTCCAAGATTCGCCGTTACAACCAGGTCCGCCGCCTCGTCATCGGCGGCGACCTGACCCCGGGCTCGGTGAGCGGCGACGCTTATAAATATATCTATGCCACCCCGATCATGAAGAACCTGCCCGCCGGCGTGCGCGAGGTGAAGTTCGGCGAGCAGGAGTTCCAGGGCGACCTGATCAGCGGCTTCATCATCGCCGTCGTCTCGGGCATCCTGCTCGTGTTCGCGGTGCTGATCCTGCTGTATAAGCGCGTGCTACCGCCCTTCGTGAACATGGGTTCGCTGCTGCTCGCGCCACTGGGCGGCCTGCTGGCGCTGCTGATCTTCGGCATCCCGATCTCGATGCCGGTCTATATCGGCCTGCTGATGCTGTTCGGCATCGTCGCCAAGAACTCGATCCTGCTGGTCGATTTCGCGATCGAGGAGATGCGCCACGGCGTCGACCGCTTCGAGGCGATCCTCGAGGCTGCCCACAAGCGCGCCCAGCCGATCGTGATGACCTCGGTCGCGATGATCGCGGGCATGATGCCGATCGCGCTGGGCCTGTCGGGCGACGGCAGCTGGCGCTCGCCGATGGCGATCTGCGTGATTGGCGGCATCGCCATGTCCACCCTGCTCACGCTCATCATCGTCCCTGCCGGCTTCACCCTGGCCGACGACATGGAGAAGTGGCTGGGCCCGCGGCTGATGAAGTTCCTCGTCAACAGCGAGGAGCACAAGCCGGGCGGGTCGGTCCCCCAGGCGGCGGAGTAA
- a CDS encoding DUF6065 family protein: protein MKPRPRIEAFRAQLPTFDLVPSAPDRQWMDEFSDRHAYRCLPLSIANTHGWDILCPADVEIEWNGKPAKEDLVVRATGPLPEGVALDDFLRSHFTRGVVTFHTTYMFRTPPGWSILVSGPFNHPKHGIAPMTGIVESDWLPYPFTMNWNMTAPGTVRFAKGEPICTIMPIPKNYLGDWDVVIHDMRDDPAMGIEHEAFRRERDSFQKRIDAKDPEAIKQAWQRHYFVGRHPDGTMVEDHTNKMRLASPTDASGQRPAYAKPDPAAAVTRLSLTMNQAASALLSGGALSGGPQRSSMTRIIAAPRADPWQADSLLARLETGQTPRNVAGRDRLKDGLLADAEGVTDLSGDPGRAGLDFLVIPDFLAPAECGALADYARGEDFTRNHEDIGESYWKSRLLFYSDVLERRPDMAALMQAADRAATEAIARFYRLDAPIFADTMQLVRWSEGMHMPPHADRAHPDGSAHAFAYRDFASVVYLNDEYEGGELYFTAQDLMLKPRAGMLVAFTGGWRHEHAVLKVRGGDRFTMPAFYSFDRSKRDRPLYGEDRD from the coding sequence ATGAAACCACGCCCCCGGATCGAGGCCTTCAGAGCACAGCTCCCCACCTTCGATCTCGTGCCGAGCGCCCCCGACCGGCAATGGATGGACGAGTTCAGCGATCGCCACGCCTATCGCTGCCTGCCGCTGTCGATCGCCAATACCCATGGCTGGGATATCCTCTGCCCGGCCGATGTCGAGATCGAATGGAACGGCAAGCCGGCCAAGGAGGATCTGGTCGTCCGGGCCACGGGCCCGCTGCCCGAGGGCGTGGCGCTCGACGATTTCTTGCGTTCGCACTTCACGCGCGGGGTCGTGACCTTCCACACCACCTATATGTTCCGCACCCCGCCCGGCTGGAGCATCCTGGTCAGCGGCCCGTTCAACCATCCCAAGCACGGCATCGCGCCGATGACCGGCATCGTCGAGAGCGATTGGCTGCCCTACCCCTTCACGATGAACTGGAACATGACTGCGCCGGGCACCGTCCGCTTTGCCAAGGGCGAGCCGATCTGCACGATCATGCCGATCCCGAAAAACTATCTCGGCGATTGGGACGTCGTCATCCACGACATGCGCGACGATCCCGCGATGGGGATCGAGCATGAGGCTTTCCGGCGGGAGCGCGACAGCTTCCAGAAGCGGATCGATGCGAAGGATCCGGAGGCGATCAAGCAGGCCTGGCAGCGCCATTATTTCGTCGGGCGCCATCCCGACGGCACGATGGTCGAGGACCATACCAACAAGATGCGCCTCGCGAGCCCCACCGATGCCAGCGGCCAGCGGCCGGCCTATGCCAAGCCCGATCCTGCGGCGGCCGTCACGCGGCTGTCGCTGACGATGAACCAGGCCGCATCGGCGCTGCTGAGCGGCGGAGCACTGTCGGGCGGCCCGCAGCGATCCTCCATGACCAGGATCATCGCCGCGCCGAGGGCCGATCCCTGGCAAGCCGACAGCCTGCTTGCCCGCCTGGAGACCGGGCAGACCCCACGCAACGTCGCGGGACGCGACCGCCTGAAGGACGGGCTGCTGGCCGATGCGGAAGGCGTGACCGACCTCAGCGGCGATCCCGGCCGTGCGGGGCTCGATTTCCTCGTCATCCCAGATTTCCTCGCGCCCGCGGAATGCGGGGCCCTGGCCGATTATGCACGCGGCGAGGATTTCACCAGGAATCATGAGGACATAGGCGAAAGCTACTGGAAGAGCCGGCTTCTTTTCTATTCGGACGTACTGGAGCGGCGGCCCGACATGGCGGCGCTGATGCAGGCGGCGGACCGGGCCGCGACCGAGGCCATCGCCCGCTTCTACCGGCTCGACGCACCGATCTTCGCGGACACGATGCAACTGGTCCGCTGGAGCGAGGGGATGCACATGCCGCCCCATGCCGATCGCGCCCATCCCGACGGCTCCGCCCACGCCTTCGCCTATCGCGACTTTGCGAGCGTGGTCTATCTCAACGACGAGTATGAGGGCGGCGAACTCTATTTCACCGCACAGGACCTGATGCTCAAGCCGCGCGCCGGCATGCTGGTGGCCTTCACCGGCGGATGGCGGCACGAGCATGCGGTGCTCAAGGTCCGTGGCGGCGATCGCTTCACCATGCCGGCCTTCTACAGCTTCGACCGCTCGAAGCGGGACCGCCCCCTCTATGGCGAAGATCGCGACTGA
- a CDS encoding SIMPL domain-containing protein, producing MTVRSPRWSVALPLALAWAAPLMAQEAPAPSHMLAGTRLDVVASGEVSAVPDIATIGAGVVTQAPTAAAAMAENAQRTAATVAAIRKAGVADRDIQTTSVSLSPQYRYAENLPPAIVGYQASTRVSVRFRDVRKAGPILDSLVAAGANQIDGPTLSIDKPEPLLDQAREKAVAAARARAALYARAAGLQVKRIVAISEGSFEPMPIVRPMPMMAMARAEKAADTMIEAGEQKIAISLSVTFELM from the coding sequence ATGACCGTAAGATCACCAAGATGGAGCGTCGCGCTGCCGCTGGCGCTGGCCTGGGCGGCCCCGCTGATGGCGCAGGAAGCGCCCGCACCATCGCACATGCTGGCCGGCACGCGGCTGGACGTGGTGGCCAGCGGCGAGGTGAGCGCGGTGCCCGATATCGCGACGATCGGGGCGGGCGTGGTCACCCAGGCGCCGACCGCCGCCGCCGCGATGGCCGAGAACGCCCAGCGCACCGCCGCCACCGTCGCCGCGATCCGCAAGGCCGGGGTCGCCGATCGCGATATCCAGACGACCTCGGTCAGCCTCAGCCCGCAATATCGCTATGCGGAGAACCTGCCCCCCGCGATCGTGGGCTATCAGGCCTCGACCCGCGTCAGCGTGCGCTTCCGTGATGTGCGCAAGGCCGGTCCGATCCTCGATTCCCTGGTCGCGGCCGGCGCCAACCAGATCGACGGCCCGACCCTGTCGATCGACAAGCCCGAGCCGTTGCTCGATCAGGCGCGTGAGAAAGCGGTTGCCGCGGCCCGCGCCCGAGCGGCGCTCTATGCCCGCGCGGCGGGCCTGCAGGTGAAGCGGATCGTCGCGATCAGCGAGGGGTCCTTCGAACCGATGCCGATCGTCCGGCCGATGCCGATGATGGCGATGGCACGTGCCGAGAAGGCCGCCGACACGATGATCGAGGCGGGCGAGCAGAAGATCGCGATCAGCCTGTCGGTGACGTTCGAACTGATGTGA
- a CDS encoding GlsB/YeaQ/YmgE family stress response membrane protein, translating to MNLIIFLIVGGIIGWLASIVMRTDAQQGIILNIVVGIIGSFIGGVLFGPSLGGGGVYGWLSAFLGAVILLAIVNLVRRGSMR from the coding sequence ATGAATCTGATCATTTTCCTGATCGTAGGCGGCATCATCGGCTGGCTGGCCAGCATCGTCATGCGCACCGACGCGCAGCAGGGAATCATCCTCAACATCGTCGTCGGCATCATCGGATCGTTCATCGGCGGCGTGCTGTTCGGCCCGAGCCTGGGCGGCGGCGGCGTCTATGGTTGGCTCAGCGCCTTCCTGGGCGCAGTGATCCTGCTGGCGATCGTCAATCTGGTGCGTCGCGGCTCGATGCGCTGA
- a CDS encoding cation diffusion facilitator family transporter produces the protein MSWASRLEPNERAGIASVSVAAILILLKGYGSWETGSAAVLGSLADTALDLIASIVTFYSVRLAATPADRQHRYGHGKAEAIAAFFQLVLISISAFGIIVRSAQQLMAGARPQAAETGISVSAIALVLTLLLVAYQRRVIARTGSLAIGTDKIHYQSDVMLNLGVIAALVIEHYMGISGADAVAGMAIGVWLLYGAWHASRRAIDQLMDREWPEERRRAFAEVAGRHPELRGIHNLRTRTSGGDDFAEFHVWVDAGMTLGEAHRVMDEVERKLGKAFPGVDITIHPEPEGHLDPGEENHP, from the coding sequence ATGAGCTGGGCCAGCCGCCTCGAGCCCAATGAGCGTGCCGGCATCGCCTCGGTCTCGGTCGCGGCGATCCTGATCCTGCTCAAGGGCTATGGGAGCTGGGAAACCGGGTCGGCAGCCGTGCTGGGCTCGCTGGCCGATACCGCGCTCGACCTTATCGCCTCGATCGTGACCTTCTACAGCGTCCGGCTGGCCGCGACGCCGGCCGATCGGCAGCACCGCTACGGCCATGGCAAGGCCGAGGCGATTGCGGCCTTCTTCCAGCTGGTACTGATCAGCATCTCCGCCTTCGGCATCATCGTCCGCTCCGCCCAGCAGTTGATGGCCGGGGCCCGGCCGCAGGCCGCCGAAACCGGCATATCGGTATCGGCGATCGCGCTGGTGCTGACGCTGCTGCTGGTCGCCTATCAGCGGCGGGTGATCGCGCGGACCGGGTCGCTCGCCATCGGCACCGACAAGATCCATTATCAGAGCGACGTCATGCTCAACCTCGGCGTCATCGCGGCGCTGGTGATCGAGCATTATATGGGCATAAGCGGGGCCGATGCCGTGGCCGGGATGGCGATCGGCGTCTGGCTGCTCTACGGCGCCTGGCACGCGTCGCGCCGTGCCATCGACCAGCTGATGGACCGCGAATGGCCCGAGGAACGCCGCCGCGCCTTCGCCGAGGTGGCGGGCAGGCATCCCGAACTGCGCGGGATCCACAATCTGCGCACCCGCACCTCAGGCGGCGACGATTTCGCCGAATTCCACGTCTGGGTCGATGCGGGGATGACGCTGGGCGAAGCGCACAGGGTGATGGACGAGGTGGAAAGGAAGCTGGGCAAGGCCTTCCCGGGCGTCGACATCACCATCCACCCCGAACCTGAGGGGCATCTCGATCCCGGCGAGGAGAACCATCCATGA
- a CDS encoding PhzF family phenazine biosynthesis protein: MRIPFQQVDAFADRPFTGNPAAVMPLEAWLDDATLQAIAAENNLAETAFIVPWAGPEADFELRWFTPMVEVVLCGHATLATGHVLLSRADGIDKVRFMTRKAGPLDVTRDGEGYRLALPAWAMAPRPLPDHVTAIGGAPVETLWREGGYSLLRYESAAEVVALEPDFRAMRPMGDILFIATAPGTDTDIVSRVFAPGAGIDEDPVTGSAHCLLATYWAKALGRNRFTAYQASSRGGHLDVELAGDRVILGGKCVTVIEGAFTLG, encoded by the coding sequence ATGAGGATTCCCTTCCAGCAGGTCGACGCCTTCGCCGACCGCCCCTTCACCGGCAATCCCGCCGCGGTGATGCCGCTGGAGGCATGGCTCGACGACGCCACGCTCCAGGCCATCGCTGCCGAGAACAACCTGGCCGAAACCGCCTTCATAGTCCCATGGGCGGGGCCGGAAGCCGATTTCGAGCTGCGCTGGTTCACCCCGATGGTCGAGGTGGTGCTGTGCGGCCATGCGACCCTGGCCACCGGCCACGTCCTGCTGTCGCGCGCCGATGGGATCGACAAGGTCCGCTTCATGACCCGCAAGGCCGGCCCGCTTGACGTGACCCGCGACGGTGAAGGCTACCGCCTCGCCCTCCCCGCCTGGGCAATGGCGCCCAGGCCGCTGCCGGATCATGTCACCGCCATCGGCGGCGCGCCGGTCGAGACGCTGTGGCGCGAGGGTGGCTATTCGCTGCTCCGCTACGAAAGCGCGGCGGAGGTGGTGGCGCTGGAGCCCGATTTCCGCGCGATGCGCCCGATGGGCGACATATTGTTCATCGCTACGGCACCGGGCACCGACACCGACATCGTCAGCCGCGTCTTCGCGCCCGGCGCCGGCATCGACGAGGACCCCGTGACCGGATCGGCGCACTGCCTGCTCGCCACCTATTGGGCGAAGGCGCTGGGGCGGAACAGGTTCACCGCCTATCAGGCTTCCTCGCGCGGCGGCCATCTCGACGTGGAACTGGCCGGCGACCGCGTCATCCTGGGCGGGAAGTGCGTGACGGTGATCGAGGGGGCGTTCACCCTGGGGTGA
- a CDS encoding efflux RND transporter periplasmic adaptor subunit → MNVESGIQSDYAAYDYDDVQARRRRRIVIGIAVAVLIGVIAATMMFFGGKKPAPAAPAAPGVTVIVPGSASVDATVSATGSLFAKREMPVGVAGEGGMVQSVLVEPGSWVGAGQTLAVIERSVQTEQANSLAASVRVARADAQLAQAELDRAKALVARGFISKADIDRRTATRDAAAARVAVAQAQYGQQRATIGRLIIRSPAAGLVLTRAVEPGQVVGPGNGALFRVAKGGEMELRAQLAEQDIARIRVGNGAEVTPIGSKRAFNGTVWQISPVIDPQTRQGVARVQLAYDPALRPGGFASVVIKSGTTQAPMLPESAVLNDEKSAYVYVVGPDNKVVRRDVKVGDVSDAGVVILSGIQGNEKIVLSAGAFLNPGDKVTPQLSAAPTR, encoded by the coding sequence ATGAACGTCGAATCCGGCATCCAGAGCGATTACGCGGCTTATGATTATGATGACGTGCAGGCCCGGCGGCGGCGGCGTATCGTCATCGGCATCGCCGTCGCCGTTCTGATCGGCGTCATTGCCGCGACCATGATGTTCTTCGGCGGCAAGAAGCCCGCCCCCGCCGCCCCGGCCGCGCCGGGCGTCACCGTGATCGTGCCCGGCAGCGCCAGTGTCGATGCCACCGTGTCCGCCACCGGCAGCCTGTTCGCCAAGCGCGAGATGCCCGTCGGCGTTGCCGGTGAAGGTGGCATGGTTCAGTCGGTGCTGGTGGAACCCGGCAGCTGGGTCGGCGCCGGACAGACGCTGGCGGTGATCGAGCGCTCGGTGCAGACCGAGCAGGCCAATTCGCTCGCCGCCTCGGTCCGCGTGGCGCGCGCCGATGCGCAGCTTGCCCAGGCCGAACTCGATCGCGCCAAGGCGCTGGTCGCGCGCGGCTTCATCTCCAAGGCCGATATCGACCGGAGGACCGCGACGCGCGACGCCGCCGCCGCCCGCGTCGCGGTGGCGCAGGCCCAATATGGCCAGCAGCGCGCAACGATCGGCCGGCTGATCATCCGTTCGCCCGCCGCCGGACTGGTGCTGACCCGCGCGGTCGAGCCGGGCCAGGTGGTAGGCCCGGGCAACGGCGCATTGTTCCGCGTGGCCAAGGGCGGCGAGATGGAGCTGCGGGCACAGCTCGCCGAGCAGGATATCGCGCGCATCCGGGTAGGCAATGGCGCCGAGGTGACGCCGATCGGCAGCAAGCGTGCCTTCAACGGCACCGTGTGGCAGATTTCGCCGGTCATCGATCCGCAGACCCGCCAGGGCGTGGCCCGCGTCCAGCTGGCCTATGATCCCGCATTGCGGCCCGGCGGCTTCGCCTCGGTCGTGATCAAGAGCGGCACGACCCAAGCGCCGATGCTGCCCGAATCCGCCGTGCTGAACGACGAGAAGTCCGCCTATGTCTATGTCGTCGGCCCCGACAACAAGGTCGTGCGACGGGACGTCAAGGTCGGGGACGTCTCCGATGCGGGTGTGGTGATCCTGTCCGGCATCCAGGGCAATGAGAAGATCGTGCTGTCCGCAGGCGCCTTCCTGAATCCTGGCGACAAGGTGACACCGCAACTCTCCGCCGCCCCAACCCGCTGA
- the sciP gene encoding CtrA inhibitor SciP, producing the protein MLENQKIRPHQVIGPLGEPLTLDSLPPPGTTRWVVRRKAEVVAAVSGGLLTVDEVCERYDLTVEEFAGWQRAVERSGMPGLRVTRIQHYKSLYERQQKY; encoded by the coding sequence ATGCTTGAGAATCAGAAAATCCGTCCCCATCAGGTCATCGGCCCCCTCGGCGAGCCGCTTACGCTCGACTCGCTGCCGCCGCCCGGCACCACCCGCTGGGTCGTGCGCCGCAAGGCCGAGGTCGTCGCCGCCGTGAGTGGCGGGCTGCTGACGGTGGACGAGGTATGCGAACGCTACGACCTGACCGTCGAGGAATTCGCCGGCTGGCAGCGCGCGGTCGAACGCTCGGGCATGCCCGGCCTCCGCGTGACCCGCATCCAGCACTATAAGTCTCTGTACGAGCGCCAACAGAAATACTGA